aagtcacatgggtttaaaataacatgagggtgaggaaattatgaaagtattaacatttttggttgaactatctcttttttttttttaacagtggataaatgaggggggcctgggtagctcagcaagtaaagacgctgactaccacacctggagttgcaagttctaatccagggtgtgctgagtgactctagtcaggcttcctaaacaaccagttggcccagttgctagggagggcagagtcacattgggttaacctcctcgtggtcgctataatgtagttattgctctcagtggggcatgtggtgagttgtgtgtggatgccacggagaatagcgagagcctccacacacgctatgtctccgtggtaaaacgctcaacaagccacgtgataagatgcgtggattgactgtttcagacgtggaggcaactgagattcatcctccgccacccggattgagacgagtcactacaccaccatgaggatctagagcgcattgggaattgggcataccaaattggggagaaaaggggagaaagaaaaaaaactgtggataaatgctatttttatgttatgcacagcagtaaaatatttaatcggcTAGAAGTTTTTCTTTGAGTGTGCAGTGTCtataaaatgaattttaaaaatccttatccagtaatcacaaaaacTGGaagagtcatggaaattcattggtcaaaagatgTGGGAACCCTGATGTATGTGCATTTCTCATCAGTACCAATTACATGAAGTTTAAACATTTGTGTTCAGTATGTTTGTGTTTATGGTTTTCGGTTGATGTTAATGGTTTACATGTGGGTCACATCACAACATTCTAGGTCTGTTGCAGCCATCACTGGAGCGGGTGGCCATTGAGGCCCTGCAGCTCTGCACGTTACTCCTGCCTCCCGCCAGCCGACGCAAACTGCAGTTACTCCTACGAATGATCTCACGCATGAGCCAAAACATGGACATGCCGCGGCTGCATGACATCATTGGAACTCGTACTCTGGTCAGGAAGAGCCCAACAaactttttatatctaagtcctttttAGCAAGAGTAGGATATTGTTGATTAAGAGCAGATTTTTGTTTATACTCATCTCCCAGTTTTATCTCACAGATTGTACGAGAAAGAacaaattctatttttatttcttaatttttaagattcagcagttaaagaaaaatAAGACCACATGATAACAGACTGGTTGTTCTACTTTTATGTTTGTACAGTTGGTGCAGACGTTCAATAGGTGTGTCTTGAGTTGTGAGGAGGTGGATGATCTAGACGAACTCTTGGCTACGAGGCTTCTATTGTTTCTCATGGATCATCATCAGGAGGTCATGCAGGTGCCTGTGTACCTGCGCAATGCTGTGGAAGATCACGTCAGCTATCTCAAATCACTGGTGAGCCCTGATGAACTGTAGTTGTCATAATAGACCACATGGACATCACTCTCACTAAACACTGACAACAGGACATGTGTTTAAGTTTTACTTTAGTTGTctgatatatttttaatgttatattttacattaagtatattttaactatttttttttattatatattttgtattttatataacaataaataacaataCTTAAAGTTTACATTTAGCAAACACTTTTATCTATCTACCTGatgttgaaggaatattctgggatctcagtttgtaaaaacaaaggaaaaatgtGTATGTAAtaatgtacttacaatggaagtctttgGGGCCATTGTATCTCagagaaaaagagcagaagagcTTACGTTTTATGTAACagagtattcctttaaattgccttgctcaagggcactaTGGTGATTATAACTAATGGACCTTTGGGCATTTCTGGGTTACTTCTCAGTTAACTATATTAGaacaactttaaagggatagttcacccaaaaatgaaaattctctcatcatttgctcacccttatgtcatcccagatgtgtatgtcttcttcagcagaacacaaacaaatatttttgaagaatatctcagctctgtaggtccacacaatgcagaTGAAatatgatcagacatttgtagctccaaaaatcacacaaaggaaacAGATGTAATctataagattccagtggttaaatccatatctcctgaagcaatataataggtgtgggtgagaaacagataaaatgtaagtccttttttactctaaatctctactttcacttttacatctgaaagtcacatgagGTGCCTGTTCagtttcattttcacatctggaagtgaaagttacagtggagatttagagtaaaaaaaggacttacattttgatctttttctcacccacacctattatattgcttctgaagctatggatataaccactggagtcttatggattattcttatgtttccattatgtgatttgtggagctgaaatatttttctaaatatcttcgtttgtgttctgctgaagaaagaaagtcatatatatctgggaagacatgagggtgagtaaatgatgagaggattttcatatttgggtgaactatccctttaagaccaaaAATGTGTGCAGTTCTATTGTTGTTGAATCtgagatgtatttatttattcatttgatttTAGAAGATTATTCCCCTAACATTCATTTGCATGTTTCCTGGTCCCAGAACACATGCCCAGGCCCTGGTGTTGTCATGCCGACATACTCATTCTGCAGGCAGATCAGCACTCAGGAGTTTGAAGAGCACAAACTCTCTGTGTCTCAGGCTGCTCTCACTGACCTGCTAGAGAATCTTATCAATGACAAGAGCATGTCAGTGAAAGAGAAGAAACAGAAGCTCGAACTGGTATTTATTTGCAATGATTCTCACATCTCATACATGTTCTGCTGTAGTTTCTTTTATGACAGCAGGAAAGCTTATTATGCAAGCTGCTTGTATGACCTATTCATTGAGAGACTGTATATATTTGTGCTTCATTTGTAACACTGcagaaccatttaaaatgaactagtgaagtcAAAAGTTGcttaaaaatggttaaaaacaTAAAAGAATTGGTGACAAATTACAGGACCTAAAAATGCACTTTCCCTTAAACATACATTagtcttttctttttcttaaactttttcttatttgttttttcCCTTAGTTTCAGAAGGAATATCCTGATATCTACTTGAAACGTTTCCCCACAATGGAGAGTGAAGCTCAGCTTTTTGCAGATAAGCCAAAGATAAAACCGCCAATGCTGTTAAGCATCAAGAAACCCAATGTGTTCAGTATTCGGAACTGAATACCTCTTTAAATAGTTATTTGGGTgatgtattatttttttgggtgactTTTTGATTTTAAAGGCATTTTAGTTGACCTATTGCAGTGAAAGAATGGAGTAACACCTCAGTGTAATCTTAACAGTAACTTCAgatggggggggggtattttgctctagtagagtgattttttttgttttgttttcattacaaatgtcTGTCAGTTTTAACGTTATTTATTTAAGGTGTGATTTCTTGTAAGTTATTGGGAGCTCATTCATAGTGTCATAGTGTGTATAAAACACAGGCTTATGGAAAATGCAGATATGGAGTctcttttaaacctttttttgttttaacttTTCATGTTTGTATTTCAGTTGTATTCTCATTTTGCTGTTATCACCTTTTTGTGTGTATGTCTTCAGTATTCAGATGTGTTTACTCACACTTGGAGCTCTAAAGCCAtaaattgttaaaataatttgtttctgTGTGACATGGCAGTTTTAGCCTGTTGGCTAATTTGCACTATTTTTTTCCATCTCAAATATGCAATGTTTAGTTTTGTCTTTacttaatatgtatatattttctgtctaGGGGTTAAAAATCTACTTACTTGCTTATTGAAATCATTTGTTGTAAGATGTTATGGATGGATCATCTTGCACTATGCCACTGTACTAATTCAGTGGCTTGTGTAATGAGAGTAAAAGACTAAACTGCTGGACAGAGATTGATTTATCTTTGCCATCATAaatgattttatattatatttagttaACAGGCATAGGTGAGCCCAATCTATTACATTTTATGTAGTTATATCACTTTATTTATCAACCCAAATACTTGTACTGTCCCTGTTCTATGCAATAAACTGTTTTAAAATGAGCATTGATTGTTATAGGCTGGTTTGTAATTATGAAAGCACTATATAAGCAGCCAAGTATTTATGCATGCCAATTTTACTGTCTGCTTTGCCAAGGGCACTGCAGTATGAACCTTCATTAGTATTCAAAACAAATCACCCCAGTCTCTTGTTATGGTTGATATAGTGCACCGACCCTGGCAAACAAATCATTTGTCATCCAAGGATGGAGAAAAGAACATGTGATTAATGAAATAGCTTTTCATGCTGTGAAATTACAATGTCTTTTGTTGGGCTAAAGACCATTGGCAGCATTTCTCCTAACTCTTGTTCTTATCCTGTTTGTTTACTGAAATATaccaaaaaaaaatgtcagtgatacatatttttatgtttttttttttttttttacctttattttgTTGTATTAAGCTGACCCAGTTCATCATTGGTTTTAAATGTGTCCTTCATTTTAGTCATAATGAGAGCTGCGGTCTTTCAGGAAAGTAAACATCAGCGAAAATGTTCATGGTCTGGACACAAAGGGATTTTTGTCTCAGCCTGTTGATTGGTTGGAGGAGGAGTTCTAAGATTCTGTGGCAGTGCCTGGGAACATTACGGTTCTGGTttatacacacattcactctcacTTACTCAGTTTTTCATGTGCACTCAACATGGTCAGCCGGTGAGTAATGGAACTTTTATGAACTTCCCAGATTTAGCTCTTTTTTGGGGGGTATTTTAAAGGATAACCGTCTTCATTTATTGCAAatctttgaaaaatgtatgctttttttaTACCGTAATCAttcatgttttccttttatatatatatatatatatatatatatatatatatatatatatatatatatatatatatttttttttttttattttttttttttttgtcatttaagcTTATGGTGAAACTTCTGTCTATTCATTTTTGAATTTCCATAATGCATCTTCAAAATACCCCAAAAATTAATTTACACAAGTTTTGTTTGGATGTTGTTGTTGTACTTTTTCATTTGACCTTAGCCTAGCTCATTATGCCAAAAAAATGTGGACATCTGTTTTCATTCACAGACTTGAACACCCAGCCGGTGGCTACAAGAAAATCTTTGAGACTTGTGAAGAGTTGGCTGAGCCCATTTCTGCTCAAGTTTCAGGTCCGTATAATGTAATAACTATATGTGAATCATTTttatgcacagtactgtaatATCAGCCTGTAGTAGGTGTACTTTTGTATTGTGAACTTTTTCAAAACACATTTTGTATTCTCAGTACTTTTGTTTAGAAATAAATTCATGCTGAATTTCATGCAATTTTCTACTTTGGCTTATGTAGATGCCTCTTAGCCTTCCATATGGGAGCTGTTTCTGTTTTATAGACATTCAGAGGCTGAAGAATTTGCTTGGAAAAAGTGAACATTCTCTCTCCAGGCAAAATCCCTGCTTGGCTCACTGGCAGTCTGCTCCGCTTGGGCCCTGGGCTCTTTGAGGTGGGAGATGAACCGTTTTACCACCTTTTTGATGGCCAGGCTCTCATGCACAAGTTTGACCTAAAGGATGGACATGTGACCTATTACCGCAGGTAAAGCCCTCTATCTGACCACATTAATTGTTCAGTAGTGGCTGAAAGGATTGTAACCCAGAGTTATTTCATGATTACCAAATGTTTTGCAGTCTTTTACTGGAGTTTAAATGATTCATATGTTTTGGGAAAGGTTGATCTAAACAGATTTTTTCTGGTAAATTGAGGTTGTGGTTAGAGGagatatgcactgcaaaaaaaaaaaaaaagaaattttcttaaacagtatttttgtcatattttccaGTAAAAGTTGTAAATATCCTTTAAAACTAAATCACTTTACCGGAGAAGCATAATTGTGTAAGGTaataagttgttgttgttgttttgtattatatatttagctttatgcttaaaacaataataaaaaaaaaaaagtattttcatctctgaaacattattttaaacaattaaaaaatatatattttttaaagatttatgcatttctgtTTAATGAAAAGAGTTGAAGagttatttttaacaaaacaaaataaaaaaaaacttcatattttaagttttattcatttttgagtgtacagttttgcttctcaagtaaattgaacttgtttagattattttactggaaaacaagacaaaattactgattttgaaaattattatttatttatttatttatttatttatttttgcagtatgcTAGTGCAGAGTAATCAATTCAACCTTCTAGTTCAATATTTTCAATCAACAAACAGCCTATTAAATTTGCATGTTCAATATCAGGTTTATCAGAACTGACGCTTATGTGCGTGCCATGACTGAGAAAAGAATTGTGATCACAGAGTTTGGAACCGCTGCCTATCCAGATCCCTGTAAAAACATCTTCTCCAGGTCTGGAGAATATTTTTCTTTCATTGTAATTCAGAAATGGAATAATAATGAATAACTTATTATTCTTATGAATAACTATGGAAATAATTTTATCTTAATATTGCATTGCTTTTGTTACATCCTGTTTGGCACAACAGGTTTTTCACTTACTTCCAAGGCATTGAGGTGACAGACAACTGCCTTGTCAACGTCTACCCCATTGGTGAAGATTTCTATGCCTGCACAGAGACCAACTACATAACCAAAGTTGATCCTGATACATTGGAAACTATAAAGAAGGTGCAAAAAAAGGTGTTTGTTCTGCTGCCCAGTTTTAAGCCCATTATCAAAAACATAAATTCTTTACCATCTCTGCATGCCCATAGGTGGACCTATGCAATTATCTCTCAGTCAATGGTCTGACTGCACATCCACACATTGAACAAGATGGTACAGTATATAACATTGGAAACTGCTTTGGGAAGAATATGTCACTGGCCTACAACATTGTCAAGATTCCTCCAGAACAAGAAGGTTGGTTTCTTTCTTTGTTGGCATAAATGAATCTTATTCATCATGAAGACGTGTTTGATATCCTACTTTCTTTGTTGGATTTGTTGAATCAGATAAATCCAATCCAATTGAAAGGTCTACAGTTGTGGTGCAGTTTCCAAGCAGTGAGAGGTTCAAACCATCCTACATCCACAGGTTGGTTGCACATTTCTTTGATAGCCAGTAAACAGGCAAACATGAACTGATTAATCCAGAAAACAATATTTTACGTATATGCATGCATATATACAGTGGAGTCTAAATATCTGAGACTACTAGTAAAAAGGcgtctatttagcatttttctactTTTATGCAAACTATCGCGacattcagaatttcttagtatttgctatgtcccctttttgctttaatgacaacagTTAAGATAATGTTCCAATGTcccaaggaaatctgaccttctaAAAGGAGTTAACACAGTCACAAATTTGCTGTTCTGTTTAGGGACTgaaaaaatagtgcagaatcttacatatcataacatttgttttaaaaattataataataataaaaatcctaaaACCTGTTCATTTCCAGGTATAAGTTGGACCCCTGATTTTCAATGTGATATCAGATTTTAGACCCTACTGAATGCCATTTGGTTATTGGTGCATGATTTTCTGGTGCAATCCTAAATCTGGTTGAAGAGGTTTGATTTCTGCCCATCTCACATGCAGCTTTGGCATGACGGAGAACTACTTTGTGTTTGTTGAACCTCCTGTGAAGATCAACTTGCTGAAATTTCTGACATCCTGGAGCATCAGAGGGACAAATTACATGGACTGCTTTGAGTCAAACGACAGAATGGGTGTAAGTCAAGGCTTATTTTATCACATTTGAAAAGTTAATTATATGTTTGGGAAAAACAACGGCCAAAATTGCTCTAGGCATTTTGTGTTGCATCATCCTGTTTAATTGGTTACATTCCCCAGACGTGGTTTCACTTGGCCACCAAGAATCCTGGAGAATACATCGACCACAAATTCAGAACATCTGCCTTTAATGTTTTCCATCACATTAACTGTTATGAGGACCAAGGCTTTATTGTTGTCGACCTGTGTACTTGGAAGGGGTAagagtgctgttttttttatatttggaaAAGCTTTAGTCATTTCCGgtgccaaaataacaaacatagaAATGTAACAAAAAGCATATGCTGCACATTTGATAATGGCAGTCAATATGGCCAGAGGAGAGCTCAAATGAGACTCAAAGAAAGAAGGATATCTCTGCATTTAAAATGCTTATCTATTAAATGCTTGTCGTCTGCGGTCTCCTTCATTTGATTGACAGGCATGAGTTTGTGTATAATTATCTATATTTGGCAAACCTGAGGCAAAACTGGGAGGAAGTCAAGAAAGCAGCTATGAGGGCACCACAGCCAGAAGTCCGGAGATATGTGCTGCCTCTGGACATCCACAGGGTAAGAGATATTGTGGTCCTATTTCTTCTTGGGAGCAAGTGGATTGACAATTCAGTTGGGTTCTTGATCTTTTTGTCTCCGTATTTCCATTCCAACAATCTATTTCTTTATCCAAACGTCTATTAATTAGTTTGAATTGTAGGAAGAACAGGGGAAGAATCTGGTTTCTCTTCCTTACACCACAGCTACTGCGGTCATGTGCAGCGATGGAACCGTTTGGCTCGAACCTGAAGTTCTTTTCTCTGGACCACGACAGGGTATATGTTCAGCCCCAAATTTCCTCCTTAAAGTAATGgtttaccaaaaaatgtaaattcatcttcatttactcacacactcatgttgttccaaacctgtatgactgtctttcttcattgaacacaaaaggagaaattttgaataatgcgcTGGTTGCACTTTTCCATGAAATTACTTTGAATGAGGACTGGAGTTTTCAAGTTTCAAAAAAGGATACAAAGCActataaagtatcataaaagtggcatttgctctatattccaagtcttctgaagtcatatgatagctttgtgtgagaaacagatcgaaatATGCAGTGTAAAGTTTgccactgataatcttccccttcaGTGAGCTGCTAACTCAAGAACAACTGCAACCAGATCATTGAGCCAGTGAgctaaatttgtaaacaaatcattcaggttttgcgaAGTGGATCagctgattcattgaaaagatcagaCTCAAAAAGAACAATTTGTCTCCGATCGGACATTGCTACGTTTCTCATGAACATGTCCAAGGAGAACAAggatggatgtcaagattttatgTGAAAGGAAAAGAACAACCATGGCAAAGAGTTGCCCAAATGATCTGAATTCACTCTAGATTTGAGATCAGATTGAACTGAGTATTCTTAAAAATTAGCAATAAGCCAACCGTGTGAGAGAATCAGACAAATTTAAGACATTTATCAAACATCTGACAgaaataagtcttttttttatggATTAAAAGTGTTTCTTCTTTGGGTTCTTTTTGTGCTACAGCTTTTGAGTTTCCTCAGATCAACTACAGCAAATACTGTGGGAAAAATTACACCTTTGCTTATGGACTCGGGCTGAACCACTTTGTTCCAGACCGGGTGGGTGTTATAAGATGGTGAAAACCTTTTTCATGTTCAACATGTGTTCTATGTGTGATTTATCCTATTTTGTTTGTCTTTGTGGGCTTTAAGATTTGCAAGCTCAATGTGAAAAGCAAAGAAACATGGATATGGCAGGAGCCAGATGCCTATCCATCTGAACCACTGTTTGTGCAAAGCCCTGATGCTAAAGATGAAGATGATGGTATTCCTTATCTTTTATTAAACGTTAAAAACATTTGAGACTTGTTTATTCTCTTGAAATACAATAAATACGTTTTCCTTCTGCTTTCCCCAGGTGTTCTCCTGAGTATTGTGATAAAACCAGGGGTTGCCCAGAGGCCAGCGTTTCTCCTTATACTCAATGCCACTGACCTGACCGAAATAGCACGTGCAGAGGTTGATGTCATCATTCCTGTCACTTTCCATGGAATGTACAAACCTTAGAGAATCATAACCTGAAGGCTTTCCATTTCAATAAACAGACCATTTCAAACTTATTTTTAGGTAAATTAGTcaacattttttatgttgttgttgctattgtactgtatattggcCAGTTATATGACCTCATACTGTATGCTTGTAATGTACTTATAACTTTTTGACAATGAGTTACGAATCCACCTGTAAAtcatttctttttcaaaattaaaCTTTTCTATTAATTAATGACAACACAGCTTTACCATTTATGAACAATGGTTTATTCATAAGGAAAATTTTATATGTAcaaattaatttactttattaGTCAGACAATAATAAGGCACTGTTGCTGATTACAGGCAAATTGTAATTCAAAAAACAGAGACATTTAAGTTCATTTTGTATGATTAGTTTTAGAATACACCTCATACAAGTACATAAAGTCCACTGAGTTTCACGCAGAGGTAGTTACATTCGGAGTAAAGGAGACCTCATCTTCTCTCTGGACAATTGATACACTGGTTGCTTAATGATTTTCAAACACCTGCTTAAAacctaaagaaaatgaaaggatatacagtatttgaaatagcttttatttttatacttagCATAGGGTGAAGTCattatttgaaagaaaattaagtatttatatatgtttacctgcaaatttgcattaaaaaatgcataagataggtaaaataaacttaaaacaactTTATCTCAAAAGAATACAAGCAACTGTTTTAATAGCTAACACGTTCCCCAAGGAGTCCAGGGAGCTGTCTCAACCCATTAGCAGCTTAGCTGTGacttaaagtaatgtttaatattaaagaattagttcacccGAAAAAGAACATTCTCATTTCAtcatttatcatttactcaccctcacgccatcccagatgtgtatgactttcattcttctgtagaacacaaatgaagatttttagaagaatatctcagctctgtaagacCATTCAGTGCACGTgaattgtcaaaaaacaaaagaagaatgtggaagtgaaagtgaagatatCTAGTAacaaaaaggagttaaatattgatctgtttcacacccacacctatcatatcacttctgaagacatggatttaaccattggcgtcgaatggattattttatgctgcctttatgtgctttttggagcttcaaagttctggccaccattcgtttacattgtatggacctacagagctgagatattcttcaaaaaaaatctttgtttgtgttctgcagaaaaaagaatttCATACACAACTTatgatgtgagaatttttcatttttggctgaactattcctttaagaactccACCTTTAtcacagtattatttttttcctatTCAAACATTTTGGGAGTACAGTAACTATAAGTATAGCTTGTAGTCTGGTATCTTAAGGTATCCAAACCATGTTTGTATAAGGGTTCCATGTTTCCACTGAAAACCTCAACAGCTGCTTTTCATTATGGCCTTCCAGTGATAGGTCTGTAAGTGAAATACAGATGTACTGCCCATTTTAAGGGCAACTTAGACCAGGAGTCACATATGTATTTCAAAAGAATTAATCACTGAACtgcataaaaatgaaataaaagtaatttgactGATACATCCGGAATGGGTTCTTTTTAACTGTTTTCCTTTACCTTTCTGGTGTCTCGAGGAAGAATAACACTAACGTCCCACAGTCTGCCAGTGGAGAAGAATGCTGAGCTCTCTTCCTCCAACCTTTATTTGAACATAAATAACTCTATTATCTTTTTCATTACACTTGAAAGAGACTACACAAAATTGTAAGATTTACACAGTTCAGTTGAATGAGAAATTTCCATCAAACTATATTAAGTAAACTTTAAATAATGTCCATATTATGAATTCTGaataaatgtaaagtatttaatAACTTATTGAGGAGTATGAACTTAAAAATTTAGTTAACAAATTTAGTATgttttaaacaattcaatttgGTAAATGGCAAAGCAACTATTTTCTTTAGCATTAACAAAATTCATTGTATATTTGGCATGACgttaagcatatttaaataatgCATTTCAAATTGTAACAACAGTTAAGTCTTAATCTTAGGTATGTACCTTAAAATCTTCagttacaaaaacattttacatcCTGTTTTAGTGGGAATGTTACACTGTCTCTTAACAGTGTGATTTCCTCCTCTGTCTGCACCAGTGCATCTGAATGGCCCAGTGTTTAAACACTCTTGCATTGGGCCACAGGAACAGGAAGTTAGGTTCAAAAGCCCTTCCACACTAAAAATCCAAATGGAAAGATAAGTGATGAATTTTTGGAAACATGCAgttgtaaaattaattaattcaattaaatggTACAGTTCACCtttatgtagttccaaacctgtatgccttttttctttggaatacaaaaggagatgctaggcagaatattagcAGAATATTAGagacttagtcaccattcactttcactgcatctttcttccatacagtgaaagtaaatagtgactgaggtcattctgtcaaacatctctttttgtgttccacagaagaaagaaaatctttgGAACAATGTAAGAGTACAACATTTTCTTTAATTATTaactaataattatttatattattattaaattataactgACCATAGCATAGCTGTCACTTCCATGACATCCTCCAATAACCACAGTGATCTTGGGAACCGAGGCACAGGTCACAGCAGACATCATGAAACCCTGAGCTTTCAGTCTGTTAGTGTTGGACTCTGCCTAGGGGAGACAGGAAAGGGTGAGAGAGATTTAGAGGAATGAGTAAGGAGGGAAAACAACAAGTAACAAAGTATTGAGTGATGAGGGGAAAGTATGGCTTGGCTATTCAACTCACATtcaattcccacttcttagtaggtcctcgaggtggtgcggttactcacctcaatccgggtggcggaggacaagtcccagttgcctccgcttctgagaccgtcaatccgtgcctcttatcatgtgactcgttgtgcatgacaccgcggagactccgcaagtggaggctcatgctactctccgtgatccacgcacaacttatcacaTGCCTCATTGAgaacaagaaccactaatcgcaaccacgaagaggttaccccgtgtgtctctacccaccctagcaaccaggccaatttggttgcttaggagacctggctggagtcactcagcacaccctggattcgaactcgcaactccaggggtggtagtcaatgtcaatactcggctgagctacccaggccccctcagctCACTATTTTTAAAAATTCCCCATctttgttccacagaggaaa
This sequence is a window from Myxocyprinus asiaticus isolate MX2 ecotype Aquarium Trade chromosome 33, UBuf_Myxa_2, whole genome shotgun sequence. Protein-coding genes within it:
- the LOC127424183 gene encoding retinal Mueller cells isomerohydrolase isoform X3 — encoded protein: MHKFDLKDGHVTYYRRFIRTDAYVRAMTEKRIVITEFGTAAYPDPCKNIFSRFFTYFQGIEVTDNCLVNVYPIGEDFYACTETNYITKVDPDTLETIKKVQKKVDLCNYLSVNGLTAHPHIEQDGTVYNIGNCFGKNMSLAYNIVKIPPEQEDKSNPIERSTVVVQFPSSERFKPSYIHSFGMTENYFVFVEPPVKINLLKFLTSWSIRGTNYMDCFESNDRMGTWFHLATKNPGEYIDHKFRTSAFNVFHHINCYEDQGFIVVDLCTWKGHEFVYNYLYLANLRQNWEEVKKAAMRAPQPEVRRYVLPLDIHREEQGKNLVSLPYTTATAVMCSDGTVWLEPEVLFSGPRQAFEFPQINYSKYCGKNYTFAYGLGLNHFVPDRICKLNVKSKETWIWQEPDAYPSEPLFVQSPDAKDEDDGVLLSIVIKPGVAQRPAFLLILNATDLTEIARAEVDVIIPVTFHGMYKP
- the LOC127424183 gene encoding retinal Mueller cells isomerohydrolase isoform X4, which translates into the protein MVSRLEHPAGGYKKIFETCEELAEPISAQVSGKIPAWLTGSLLRLGPGLFEVGDEPFYHLFDGQALMHKFDLKDGHVTYYRRFIRTDAYVRAMTEKRIVITEFGTAAYPDPCKNIFSRFFTYFQGIEVTDNCLVNVYPIGEDFYACTETNYITKVDPDTLETIKKVQKKVDLCNYLSVNGLTAHPHIEQDGTVYNIGNCFGKNMSLAYNIVKIPPEQEDKSNPIERSTVVVQFPSSERFKPSYIHSFGMTENYFVFVEPPVKINLLKFLTSWSIRGTNYMDCFESNDRMGTWFHLATKNPGEYIDHKFRTSAFNVFHHINCYEDQGFIVVDLCTWKGHEFVYNYLYLANLRQNWEEVKKAAMRAPQPEVRRYVLPLDIHRLLRSCAAMEPFGSNLKFFSLDHDRLLSFLRSTTANTVGKITPLLMDSG
- the LOC127424183 gene encoding retinal Mueller cells isomerohydrolase isoform X1 gives rise to the protein MVSRLEHPAGGYKKIFETCEELAEPISAQVSGKIPAWLTGSLLRLGPGLFEVGDEPFYHLFDGQALMHKFDLKDGHVTYYRRFIRTDAYVRAMTEKRIVITEFGTAAYPDPCKNIFSRFFTYFQGIEVTDNCLVNVYPIGEDFYACTETNYITKVDPDTLETIKKVQKKVDLCNYLSVNGLTAHPHIEQDGTVYNIGNCFGKNMSLAYNIVKIPPEQEDKSNPIERSTVVVQFPSSERFKPSYIHSFGMTENYFVFVEPPVKINLLKFLTSWSIRGTNYMDCFESNDRMGTWFHLATKNPGEYIDHKFRTSAFNVFHHINCYEDQGFIVVDLCTWKGHEFVYNYLYLANLRQNWEEVKKAAMRAPQPEVRRYVLPLDIHREEQGKNLVSLPYTTATAVMCSDGTVWLEPEVLFSGPRQAFEFPQINYSKYCGKNYTFAYGLGLNHFVPDRICKLNVKSKETWIWQEPDAYPSEPLFVQSPDAKDEDDGVLLSIVIKPGVAQRPAFLLILNATDLTEIARAEVDVIIPVTFHGMYKP
- the LOC127424183 gene encoding retinal Mueller cells isomerohydrolase isoform X2; its protein translation is MVSRLEHPAGGYKKIFETCEELAEPISAQVSGKIPAWLTGSLLRLGPGLFEVGDEPFYHLFDGQALMHKFDLKDGHVTYYRRFIRTDAYVRAMTEKRIVITEFGTAAYPDPCKNIFSRFFTYFQGIEVTDNCLVNVYPIGEDFYACTETNYITKVDPDTLETIKKVDLCNYLSVNGLTAHPHIEQDGTVYNIGNCFGKNMSLAYNIVKIPPEQEDKSNPIERSTVVVQFPSSERFKPSYIHSFGMTENYFVFVEPPVKINLLKFLTSWSIRGTNYMDCFESNDRMGTWFHLATKNPGEYIDHKFRTSAFNVFHHINCYEDQGFIVVDLCTWKGHEFVYNYLYLANLRQNWEEVKKAAMRAPQPEVRRYVLPLDIHREEQGKNLVSLPYTTATAVMCSDGTVWLEPEVLFSGPRQAFEFPQINYSKYCGKNYTFAYGLGLNHFVPDRICKLNVKSKETWIWQEPDAYPSEPLFVQSPDAKDEDDGVLLSIVIKPGVAQRPAFLLILNATDLTEIARAEVDVIIPVTFHGMYKP